TTGCGATTAGGAGCGGAAGAATTTACCCAGAAAGTTTATCGGAGTCAGAAGCTGTATGTGACGGATACGACGATGCGTGACGGACAGCAGTCGTTACTTGCGACAAGAATGCGGACAAAAGAAGTGGCAGGTGCGGCAAGAGCGACAAACCTGTATTTAAAGGATGCGTATTCAATTGAAGCCTGGGGAGGGGCAACATATGATACGGAGTATCGTTTTTTAAAAGAATCTCCATGGAAACGATTGGATATTTTAAGAGAGCGTATGCCAAATGTTATGATACAGATGCTGCTTCGTGCTTCAAACGTGGTTGGATACAGTACCTATCCGGATAATGTTATTAAGAAGTTTATTAAGGTATCCAGTGACCATGGTGTAGATATTTACCGTATTTTTGACAGTATGAACTGGATGGAAAACATGAAGCTTCCGGTAGAAGAAGCTTTAAAGACAGGAAAGATTGTTGAGGGAGCCATCTGCTACACCGGAGATATTTTAAATCCAAAGGAACTGAAATATACGATAGATTATTATTGTAAAAAAGCAAGGCAGTTAGAAAAGATGGGATGCCATGTGATCGCATTAAAGGATATGTCTTCTTTATTAAAGCCATATGCAGCGAAGAAGCTGATCGAAGCTTTAAAGGAAGAAGTACGTGTTCCGATTCATCTTCATACACATGATACGACAGGGAATGGAATTGCAACATACCTGATGGCGGCAGAAGCAGGGGTGGATATCGTAGACTGTGCGATCGGTTCGATGAGTTCCCTTACCAGCCAGCCATCAATGAATGCATTAGTGGAAGCACTGCGGGGAACAAAGCGTGATACAGGAATTGACCCGGACGGATTACTTGTTTTAAATGATTATTACGAACATGAACGTAAGATTTATAAGCCATTTGAGAGTGATATGGATTCTCCAAATCCGGAGATTTATAAATACGAGATTCCGGGTGGACAGTATTCTAATTTTGCCGCTCAGGTAAAAGAAATGGGTGCCGGCAATGATTTTAATGATATTAAACGTCTTTATAAAGAGGCAGATGAAGTTCTCGGAAATATTATTAAAGTAACTCCGACATCAAAAGTTGTCGGTGATATGGCAATTTTTATGTTGAAAAATGATCTGACAAAAGATAATATTTTAGAGAAAGGAAAAGATTTATCTTATCCAGATTCCATCGTACAGTATTTCAAGGGTGCACTTGGGCAGCCGGAAGGAGGATTTCCGGAGGAACTGCAAAAGATTGTATTAAAAGGACAGGAACCGATTACGGTACGTCCGGGAATCTTACTTCCGGATGTGGATTTTGATGCAATCGGAGCGTACCTGCGGGAGAATTACTACATGGAATCCATGGAACAGCCGGAAGTTATGGAGCAGAAAGTATTAAGTTATGCCCTTTATCCAAAGGTATATGAGGACTATTGCGAGCATTTCCAGGCATATAATGATGTATCGAAGTTAGAAAGTCATGTTTACTTCTATGGTCTTCGTCCGGGAGAGGAAACAACGATCCAGATTGAAGAAGGGAATGATACGTTGATTAAGTTTATCGGCAAGTCAGAACCAGATGAAAAAGGATATCGTATTTTACAGTTTGAAGTGAATGGATTTTTACGCGAAGTGAAGATTCTTGATAAGCATTTTGAAGTAAAGGCAGATCGAAAGTTAAAGACTGATCCGAAGAATCCGGGTCATCTTGGGGCGACCTTACCGGGAACAATCTGTGATATCCGGATTAAAGAAGGGGACCGCGTTCAGAAAAATATGCCGCTTATGGTGATTGAAGCCATGAAGATGGAAACAACTGTCATTTCAAAAGTGAATGGTATTGTTGATAAGATTTATGTAAAGGATGGAGAGGAAGTGAATGAGGATACCCTTCTCGCATCGTTTATTATCGATACAGATGAACAGCCGGAAGAAGTGCATCCAGAACTTCCTAAGATGGATCTTGCATCCTTAGAAGAGGATGAATTCAAAACAGTCGAAGTGGCTGAAAAAGAAAATAAATGAATTTTGGAGGTGTGGATGGAAAGAGAGCATATTACTCCGCAAGGAGTATCTGTATTTCACGATAAAAATGAAAATATTCACAGTTTCTGCCTGTGCTTGTATGTGCGGGCAGGATCACTGTTTGAGACAAAGAAAGAGAATGGAATTTCTCATTTTTTTGAACATATCGTATTTAAAAATATTCATTATGCCATGGGAGAGAATCTGTATCAGACCTTAGATCGGTGTGGACTTGATTTTAATGCATCTACCTATGAAGAATTTATTCAGTTTATTATTACAGGTGCCCCGGCACATTTTGAGGAAGCAGCAGAAATTCTGACAGGAATATTTGCACCGTTTACTCTGCCTGAAGAAGCAATCGATACAGAAAGAAAGCGTATTAAAGCAGAAATTCGTGAAGAAGATGAGGAGAGCAGCCTGAATTACTTTACAAAACAGATTGCGTGGAAAGATACTTCGTTAGAGAGAACGATTACCGGAAAGAAAAAGACACTCAATAAAATAAGAAGAAAGCAGCTTTGTGCTTTTCAAAAAAAGGTACTGGCTGCCAATAATATTTTCTTTTATATCAGTGGAAATTACCCGGAATCTTCTCTATCTGTATTGACAAGGCTGTTAGAGCCATATTCTTTTTCTTTTTTAAAAGAAGAACGGGAGAATATCGCGCCGGTGCCAAAGAGATTTGGACAGAGAAAGCCAAAGATTTATGTGAAAAACAGCAAGAAAACCTGTGTCTGTTTTTCTGTAGATATTGATGCATCCCGCTATACGCTGGCAGAGAAAAATCTGTTATTTGATATTTTATTTGAGGGAGAATTCTGTAAAATCCATCAGGAACTTTCAGAGAAAAAAGGCTATGTATATAGTTATGACCCATGTTTTCAGCATTATAATAACATTGGGCAGATGACTCTTGTTTATGAGGTGTTACCGAAACATCTTTATGATTCTGTAGAAACAGTTATAGAAGTATTAAAGTCTATGAAAGAAGGAATTACAGATGAACTTTCTTATGTTCTGCCTCACTATATAGATAATGCAGGCTTTTTATTGGATGATACGGAAGAATTTAACTGGGTCAGAGCTTATGAAGGACATATTCTTGACGTATACTATAAAGATATCGAGGAACGAACAGAGTCTTACCGAAGTGTCACAACGGAGCGTATGACACAGATCTGCCGGGAAGTATTCAGACAAAGTAATATATTACTGACAATAAAAGGAAAGAAGAAAAAGGTAGATAAGGAGCGTCTTTCCAAGATTCTTTGTACGTTAGATTGACCCGGAACGTTTCTTGGGATATAATAAAGTCGTTTATGGAGGTGTAATGTTATGAGAGAGAATTCATGGCTTAGTTATACGGATGAGGATGATAAGAATGTAGAAGTTCTCGCCGGAGAGTATAAAGAATTTTTAAGCAAATGTAAGACAGAACGGGAATGTACAGAGTATTTTACTAAAGAAGCGGAAGCTTGCGGTTATCAGGATCTTAATAAACTGATCGCACAGGGAACCCGTTTAAAAGCCGGAGATAAGGTATATGGTGTTGGCATGGGTAAGACGATCGCTCTTTTCCAGGTTGGAAAGCAGCCGCTTACCGAGGGAATGAACATCCTTTGTGCGCACATCGATTCTCCACGTCTTGATTTGAAACAGAATCCGTTATATGAGGATACAGAATTATCTTTTATGGATACACATTATTATGGCGGTATTAAGAAGTACCAGTGGGTTGCACTTCCTCTTGCACTTCATGGCGTAGTGGCCAAGAAAGATGGAACAGTAATTTCTGTCAATGTAGGAGAAGACCCGGCAGATCCTGTTGTTTACGTGACAGATCTTTTGATTCATCTTGCAGGAAAGCAGATGGAGAAAAAGGGATCGGTCGTTGTCGAAGGTGAGAATCTGGATATTCTCGTAGGAAGCCGTCCTCTTGCCGGAGAAGAAAAAGATGCAGTAAAGGCAAATATTTTACGCATTTTAAAAGAAAAATATCAGATAGAAGAAGAAGATTTTCTTTCTGCAGAAATCGAGGTAGTACCGGCAGGTCCTGCAAGAGACTGTGGACTTGACCGCAGTATGATCGCAGGATATGGCCATGATGACAGGGTATGTGCATTTCCATCTTTTGCGGCAATGATGGAGACGGGACATGTTGACAGAACTTCCTGTTGTCTTTTGGTAGATAAAGAGGAAATCGGAAGTGTGGGAGCAACGGGTATGCAGTCGATGTTTTTTGAGAATACCGTTGCAGAGATTCTTGCATTGATGGGACAGGATTCTAATCTGGCAGTAAGAAGAACACTGGCTCGTTCAAGGATGCTTTCTTCTGATGTAAGCGCTGCCTATGACCCAGCTTATGCAGAAGCATTTGAGAAGAAGAACTGTGCTTATTTTGGAAAAGGAATGGTTCTTAATAAATATACCGGAGCAAGAGGTAAGTCTGGTTCTAACGATGCGAATGCAGAATATCTTGCGAGACTTCGCCGTATTTTTGATGAGAATAAAGTCGCTTTTCAGACAGCAGAGCTTGGAAAGGTTGATTATGGCGGAGGTGGAACAATCGCCTACATTGCAGCCCTTTATGGTATGGAGGTTGTAGATAGCGGTGTTGCTGTTTTAAGTATGCATGCGCCTTGGGAGATTATCAGCAAGTCTGATTTATATGAGGCGAAAAAAGGATATCTTGCCTTTTTAAAGAATGCTTAAGTGTAAAAATAATCTTGAACTGGAGAAACATATGAATTGTCAGAATGCACAGTCCATGGTACTGAATTTCATTAATAATAAGTTAGATAAAGAAGAAACCAAAGAATTCATTGAGCATATCCGTAGTTGTAAAGATTGCTGGGAGGAACTGGAAATCTATTATGTTATGCTGATCGGTTTAAAACAGCTTGATGAAGGAGAAGAACTGGCCGCTGATTTTAAAGAGAAGCTTCAGAATGAAGTGGACAGCCGTTATCTGGAAATAGAAAAGAATTCTAAGCGGAAGTATGCGGCAAAGATCGTAATCGTTCTTACGATAGCGGTAATGCTTATCTGGATGTTTGTGTATCTGGTTTTTGCGATGTTTCTTTAAATTGTAAAGTCTGGCAGAGTAGAGGATCGAAGTGTTAAGTAAAGCATGACAATCCTTCAATATGCCAGCTAACCTGCACTGAAGAAAGAAAATATCTGAATTCAGTCGCAGGTTTTTGTGTTATAGGAGGAAATATGTCAGATAAAATTATGCTGTTAGACGGACATAGCCTGTTGAACCGGGCTTTTTACGGTCTGCCGGATCTGACGAATGCCGAAGGAAAGCATACGAATGCAGTACTTGGTTTTTTAAATATTATGCTTCGTTATGTAGAAGAGGAGAAGCCGACGCATCTTCTGGTGGCATTTGACCGGAAAGAACCGACCTTCCGTCATATAAAATATAAAGAATATAAAGGTACGAGAAAGCCGATGCCGGCAGAGTTACACGAACAGGTTCCGTTAATGAAGGAAGTCTTAAAGACGATGGAAATTCCAATTATCACACAGGCGGGAATTGAGGCTGACGATATTTTGGGAACAATCGGAAAAGAAGCGGAAGAAGCCGGTTTTGATGTAGCAATCGTATCGGGAGACCGGGATTTATTGCAGCTTGCAACGAAGAAAGTGAAAGTAAAGATTCCAAAAACAAAGGCATCCGGAACAGTGACGGAAGATTATTATGAGGATGATGTCCGGGAACTTTACGGCGTGAGCCCAACAGAATTTATTGATATGAAAGGGCTTATGGGAGATACTTCTGATAATATTCCCGGAGTCCCTGGAATCGGGGAGAAAACGGCGGCAAAGATTATTAAGGAATATCATTCTATTGAGAATGCTCATGACCATATCGAAGAAATTAAGCCTGCACGTGCTAAAAATAATTTGCAGGAATACTACGAACAGGCAATTATGAGTAAAGATCTTGCGACAATTAAAAAAGACTGCGATCTTTCTTATGATTTTAAGGATGCAAAGATTGGAACACTTTTTACAAAGGAAGCATACCAGTTATTTAAAGAGCTTGAATTAAAAAGTCTGTTTAAGTATTTTGATGAAGAAGAAAAGGAAGAAGAAACACTAGAAGTAGTGACAACTTCTGATTTGGGAGAAGTGGAGAATCTCTTTTCTTCTATTAAAAAGAGTGGACAGGCAGGGCTTGGTGTGATTGGTGTCAGCGGAAATTGTAAAGGAATTTCTCTTACCTGGAAAGAGGGTACCGTACTGGCATTAATCGGTGGATTTGTCACAGAAGATTATTTAAAAGAAAAGATTGTAGAACTTTTAAAAGAGGGGACAGAACTTATTGTCCTTGATTATAAGGCATTGCTTCATTTCGTAGAAGAAGTCAGAGGGTATGAAAGCCAGATTCAGGATGTTGGGATTCAGGCATATCTTTTGAATCCGCTGCAGTCTGCTTATGATTATGAAGATATTGCAAGAGATTACCTTAGACAGATGCTTCCATCAAGAAAAGAAATCTGTGGAAAGAAAGCAATAGAAGAAGTATTTGAAGCGGAAGAAGAAAAGACAGTACAGATGGCTGCGTATCTTTCTTATGTTCCATTTCATGCTTACCCACTTGTTTTTGAAAAGTTAAAAGAGCAGGAGATGGAAGAACTGTATCTTACCATCGAGCGTCCGACGGTTGCTACACTTTATGACATGGAAAAGTATGGAATTACAGTTGAGAAAGATGCTTTAAAGGAGTATGGAGACCAGCTTATTGGCAGAATTGAAGAGTTAGAGCAAAATATTTACGAAAAAGCAGGTAAGACTTTTAATATCAATTCTCCAAAACAGCTTGGTGTGATTTTATTTGAAGATTTAAAAATGCCTTTTGCGAAAAAGACAAAAACGGGTTATTCAACAAATGCAGATATTTTAGAAAAGCTTGCACCGGATTATCCAATTGTATCAGAGATTTTAGAGTATCGTCAGCTTACAAAGTTAAAGTCAACGTATGCAGACGGACTTGCCGCATTCATTCAGGAAGATGGAAAGATTCACAGTATTTTTCATCAGAAAGTAACCGCAACCGGAAGATTATCAAGTTCTGATCCAAACCTGCAGAATATTCCGATTCGTATGCCGCTTGGAAGGGCAATCCGCAAAGTATTTGTTCCAGATCCCGGTTATGTCTTTGTCAGTGCGGATTATTCACAGATTGAACTTCGTGTACTTGCACATATGGCAGGGGATGAACACCTGATTGATGCGTACCGGCATGGAGAAGACATTCACCGTATGACTGCATCTCAGGTATTTGGCGTACCATTTGAAGAGGTCACTCCGCTGCTTAGAAGAAGTGCGAAGGCAGTAAACTTTGGTATTGTTTACGGTATCAGCGCATTTGGACTTAGTCAGGACTTAAAGATTTCCCGGAAAGAAGCAAGTGACTATATTAATAAATATTTTGCAACGTATCCGGGAATTAAAACGTATCTTGACGGTAATGTGGCTTTTGCAAAACAAGAAGGTTATGTAAAGACTTTATACGGACGAATCCGTCCGATTCCAGAGCTTTCTTCTAGTAACTTTATGCAACGAAGTTTTGGAGAGAGAGTGGCAATGAACTCTTCTATTCAGGGAACAGCAGCCGACATTATTAAGATTGCGATGGTTCGGGTAAGTAAACGCTTGCAGGAAGAAAACTTAGAATCCCGACTTATTTTACAGATTCACGATGAACTTTTGATTGAAACAAAAGAGAATGAAAGAAAAGAAGTCCGTAAAATACTAGAAGAAGAGATGATGGGAGCGGCACAGCTTAAAGTTCCGCTGTCTATTGATATTGAAGAAGGAAAGACCTGGTATGAAGCAAAATAAGAAGCGAAATGATATAAAAGTTGTTGGCATTACCGGCGGAGTCGGTTCCGGAAAAAGTGTTGTCATGAATATTTTAAAAGAAAAATATGGAGCAGAAATTATTCTTGCTGATTTAGTGGCACATGATTTAATGGAGCCAGGCCAGCAGAATTATTTAGATATTGTAGAGGCATTTGGAGAGAAAGTTCTTGCCAAAGATAAAACAATAGACCGTCCGGCATTAGCAAAGCTTGTCTTTGGAGACCAGGAAAAGCTTAGCCGTTTAAATGCCATTACACATCCAAATGTAAAGAAAGAAATCTTTCGGAGAATTCAAAGGATAAAAGAAAAAGGAGAAGCCTCTTTCATTGCGGTGGAAGCGGCGCTCCTTTTAGAAGAAGGTTATCAAAATGATTTTGATACGATGTGGTATGTGTATGTTGATGAGGCAACCCGTATCGAAAGATTGAAAGAAGGTCGTGGATATACCGAAGAAAAATGTCATGAAATTATGGCAAAACAACTTCCGGAAGAAGCATTCCGGAAGGAATGTTCTACAGTGATCGACAACCATTTAGGAATCTCTGAAACGGAAAATCAGATAAAAACGGCGGTAGAGAGCCTGCTTTCTCTTTACTAACTCTTTACTAATAAGATAATTTAGTATATAATGGTTGGTAAATTTGAGCCAAAAGGATGGTAAATAGATGAATTTAGCGAGCATCGCTAGCGGAAGCAGCGGTAATTGTATATATGTAGGTAATGAAAAGTCCCATTTTCTCATTGATGCGGGAATCAGCAGAAAGAGAATTGTGGAGGGGCTGTCACAGATGGAAGTAGCACCGGAGACGATACAGGGCATTTTTGTGACACATGAACATATGGATCATATCAGTGGTCTTGGTGTGTTCCTTAGAAAGTATCCGGTTCCTGTATTTGCTACAGCCAGAACAATAGATGAGATTTTAAGTACATCTTCGCTTGGAAAGGTGGACAAGAATCTTTTTGAGAGTATCACACCCGACCAGCCAATTTATATGGATGGAATTAAAATAGAAGCCTCCCGTATCCTTCATGATGCGGCAGACCCGGTCTGTTACACAGTAAGCGATACGGAATCTAAAGT
This Anaerobutyricum hallii DNA region includes the following protein-coding sequences:
- a CDS encoding pyruvate carboxylase codes for the protein MIMEVKKFKKVLVANRGEIAIRVFRALSELGIGSVAVYSKEDRYALFRTKADEAYPLNPDKGPVDAYLDIPTIIRIAKEKKADAIHPGYGFLSESPEFAEACRKNDIVFIGPTVDAMNIMGDKISAKKAAEESKVPIIDGSDFIIHDADTASKVADEIGYPVMLKASNGGGGRGMRIVKSPEEMEEAFEKSRNESKRVFGESKLFIEKYLIHPKHIEVQILGDNYGNIVHLYDRDCSLQRRNQKVIEFAPAWSISDETRKKILDSAKRLARRVGYTNVGTMEFLVDEEERPYFIEMNPRIQVEHTVTEMVTGIDIVISQILVAEGYPLNSPTIHIYSQNEVKCNGYALQARVTTEDPANHFLPDTGKIDLYRSGSGGGIRLDGGTAYTGAIITPHYDSLLVKVVSHDRTFENAIHKSVRALKELRIHGVKTNITFLINVLNHETFHQGKCFTTFIEETPELFELHYKLDRTTKILEFLANKMVNVNPGPKPFLEDRKVPVVDTERKLYGTRDEFLRLGAEEFTQKVYRSQKLYVTDTTMRDGQQSLLATRMRTKEVAGAARATNLYLKDAYSIEAWGGATYDTEYRFLKESPWKRLDILRERMPNVMIQMLLRASNVVGYSTYPDNVIKKFIKVSSDHGVDIYRIFDSMNWMENMKLPVEEALKTGKIVEGAICYTGDILNPKELKYTIDYYCKKARQLEKMGCHVIALKDMSSLLKPYAAKKLIEALKEEVRVPIHLHTHDTTGNGIATYLMAAEAGVDIVDCAIGSMSSLTSQPSMNALVEALRGTKRDTGIDPDGLLVLNDYYEHERKIYKPFESDMDSPNPEIYKYEIPGGQYSNFAAQVKEMGAGNDFNDIKRLYKEADEVLGNIIKVTPTSKVVGDMAIFMLKNDLTKDNILEKGKDLSYPDSIVQYFKGALGQPEGGFPEELQKIVLKGQEPITVRPGILLPDVDFDAIGAYLRENYYMESMEQPEVMEQKVLSYALYPKVYEDYCEHFQAYNDVSKLESHVYFYGLRPGEETTIQIEEGNDTLIKFIGKSEPDEKGYRILQFEVNGFLREVKILDKHFEVKADRKLKTDPKNPGHLGATLPGTICDIRIKEGDRVQKNMPLMVIEAMKMETTVISKVNGIVDKIYVKDGEEVNEDTLLASFIIDTDEQPEEVHPELPKMDLASLEEDEFKTVEVAEKENK
- a CDS encoding M16 family metallopeptidase, encoding MEREHITPQGVSVFHDKNENIHSFCLCLYVRAGSLFETKKENGISHFFEHIVFKNIHYAMGENLYQTLDRCGLDFNASTYEEFIQFIITGAPAHFEEAAEILTGIFAPFTLPEEAIDTERKRIKAEIREEDEESSLNYFTKQIAWKDTSLERTITGKKKTLNKIRRKQLCAFQKKVLAANNIFFYISGNYPESSLSVLTRLLEPYSFSFLKEERENIAPVPKRFGQRKPKIYVKNSKKTCVCFSVDIDASRYTLAEKNLLFDILFEGEFCKIHQELSEKKGYVYSYDPCFQHYNNIGQMTLVYEVLPKHLYDSVETVIEVLKSMKEGITDELSYVLPHYIDNAGFLLDDTEEFNWVRAYEGHILDVYYKDIEERTESYRSVTTERMTQICREVFRQSNILLTIKGKKKKVDKERLSKILCTLD
- a CDS encoding aminopeptidase: MRENSWLSYTDEDDKNVEVLAGEYKEFLSKCKTERECTEYFTKEAEACGYQDLNKLIAQGTRLKAGDKVYGVGMGKTIALFQVGKQPLTEGMNILCAHIDSPRLDLKQNPLYEDTELSFMDTHYYGGIKKYQWVALPLALHGVVAKKDGTVISVNVGEDPADPVVYVTDLLIHLAGKQMEKKGSVVVEGENLDILVGSRPLAGEEKDAVKANILRILKEKYQIEEEDFLSAEIEVVPAGPARDCGLDRSMIAGYGHDDRVCAFPSFAAMMETGHVDRTSCCLLVDKEEIGSVGATGMQSMFFENTVAEILALMGQDSNLAVRRTLARSRMLSSDVSAAYDPAYAEAFEKKNCAYFGKGMVLNKYTGARGKSGSNDANAEYLARLRRIFDENKVAFQTAELGKVDYGGGGTIAYIAALYGMEVVDSGVAVLSMHAPWEIISKSDLYEAKKGYLAFLKNA
- a CDS encoding anti-sigma factor family protein → MNCQNAQSMVLNFINNKLDKEETKEFIEHIRSCKDCWEELEIYYVMLIGLKQLDEGEELAADFKEKLQNEVDSRYLEIEKNSKRKYAAKIVIVLTIAVMLIWMFVYLVFAMFL
- the polA gene encoding DNA polymerase I, producing MSDKIMLLDGHSLLNRAFYGLPDLTNAEGKHTNAVLGFLNIMLRYVEEEKPTHLLVAFDRKEPTFRHIKYKEYKGTRKPMPAELHEQVPLMKEVLKTMEIPIITQAGIEADDILGTIGKEAEEAGFDVAIVSGDRDLLQLATKKVKVKIPKTKASGTVTEDYYEDDVRELYGVSPTEFIDMKGLMGDTSDNIPGVPGIGEKTAAKIIKEYHSIENAHDHIEEIKPARAKNNLQEYYEQAIMSKDLATIKKDCDLSYDFKDAKIGTLFTKEAYQLFKELELKSLFKYFDEEEKEEETLEVVTTSDLGEVENLFSSIKKSGQAGLGVIGVSGNCKGISLTWKEGTVLALIGGFVTEDYLKEKIVELLKEGTELIVLDYKALLHFVEEVRGYESQIQDVGIQAYLLNPLQSAYDYEDIARDYLRQMLPSRKEICGKKAIEEVFEAEEEKTVQMAAYLSYVPFHAYPLVFEKLKEQEMEELYLTIERPTVATLYDMEKYGITVEKDALKEYGDQLIGRIEELEQNIYEKAGKTFNINSPKQLGVILFEDLKMPFAKKTKTGYSTNADILEKLAPDYPIVSEILEYRQLTKLKSTYADGLAAFIQEDGKIHSIFHQKVTATGRLSSSDPNLQNIPIRMPLGRAIRKVFVPDPGYVFVSADYSQIELRVLAHMAGDEHLIDAYRHGEDIHRMTASQVFGVPFEEVTPLLRRSAKAVNFGIVYGISAFGLSQDLKISRKEASDYINKYFATYPGIKTYLDGNVAFAKQEGYVKTLYGRIRPIPELSSSNFMQRSFGERVAMNSSIQGTAADIIKIAMVRVSKRLQEENLESRLILQIHDELLIETKENERKEVRKILEEEMMGAAQLKVPLSIDIEEGKTWYEAK
- the coaE gene encoding dephospho-CoA kinase (Dephospho-CoA kinase (CoaE) performs the final step in coenzyme A biosynthesis.) produces the protein MKQNKKRNDIKVVGITGGVGSGKSVVMNILKEKYGAEIILADLVAHDLMEPGQQNYLDIVEAFGEKVLAKDKTIDRPALAKLVFGDQEKLSRLNAITHPNVKKEIFRRIQRIKEKGEASFIAVEAALLLEEGYQNDFDTMWYVYVDEATRIERLKEGRGYTEEKCHEIMAKQLPEEAFRKECSTVIDNHLGISETENQIKTAVESLLSLY
- a CDS encoding MBL fold metallo-hydrolase, whose product is MNLASIASGSSGNCIYVGNEKSHFLIDAGISRKRIVEGLSQMEVAPETIQGIFVTHEHMDHISGLGVFLRKYPVPVFATARTIDEILSTSSLGKVDKNLFESITPDQPIYMDGIKIEASRILHDAADPVCYTVSDTESKVGVATDFGTYDEYLVEKMQGCESLLVESNHDLNMLMVGPYPYPLKKRIMGNKGHLSNERAGQFLSKVIGEECKHIFLGHLSKENNYGELAYETVKVELLLHNIDLNKADFTLQVASRTAPTCVI